A window from Nycticebus coucang isolate mNycCou1 chromosome X, mNycCou1.pri, whole genome shotgun sequence encodes these proteins:
- the IL2RG gene encoding cytokine receptor common subunit gamma, producing the protein MLGPSSPLRSLLFLQLLLLGVGLNTTVLTLNGNEDITADFFRISMPPRSLNVSSLPLPEVQCFVFNVEYMNCTWNISSEPQPTNLTLRYWYKNSDNDVQECGHYLFSEEISFGCWLQKKEIHLYQTFVVQLQDPREPMRQATQILKLQNLVIPWAPKNLTLRNLSDSQLELSWNNTYLDHCLEHLVQYRSDRDHSWTEQSVDHRHHFSLPSVDGQKLYTFRVRSRFNPLCGSAQHWSEWSHPIHWGSNTSKENPSLYSFPAFWLTSSGENPSFFTLEAVLIPLGSMGLIICLICVYCWLERTMPRIPTLKNLEDLVTEYHGNFSAWSGVSKGLAESLQPDYSERLCLVSEIPSKGGTLGEGPGGSPGNQHSPYWAPPCYTLKPET; encoded by the exons ATGTTGGGGCCATCATCACCACTCAGATCCCTCTTATTCCTGCAGCTCCTTCTGCTGGGGGTGGGATTGAACACAACAGTCCTGACGCTCAATGGGAATGAAGACATCACAGCTG ATTTCTTCCGGATCTCTATGCCTCCTAGGTCCCTCAATgtttcctccctgcccctcccagagGTTCAGTGTTTTGTGTTCAATGTTGAATACATGAACTGTACTTGGAACATCAGCTCTGAGCCTCAGCCTACCAACCTGACTCTGCGCTATTG GTACAAGAACTCTGATAATGATGTCCAGGAGTGTGGCCATTATCTATTCTCCGAAGAGATTAGTTTTGGCTGTTggttacaaaaaaaggaaatccatCTCTACCAAACATTTGTTGTCCAGCTTCAGGACCCACGGGAACCCATGAGGCAGGCTACACAGATACTGAAACTGCAGAATCTGG TGATCCCCTGGGCTCCAAAGAATCTAACCCTTCGCAACTTGAGTGACTCTCAGCTAGAACTGAGCTGGAACAACACATACTTGGACCATTGCTTGGAGCACCTGGTGCAGTACCGGAGTGACCGGGACCACAGCTGGACT GAACAATCAGTGGATCACAGACATCACTTCTCCCTACCTAGTGTGGATGGGCAGAAACTCTACACATTCCGTGTTCGGAGCCGCTTTAACCCACTCTGTGGAAGTGCTCAGCATTGGAGTGAATGGAGCCATCCAATCCACTGGGGAAGCAATACTTCAAAGG AAAATCCTTCGTTGTATTCCTTCCCAGCCTTTTGGCTAACGTCAAGTGGGGAGAATCCTTCATTTTTTACACTGGAAGCTGTGCTTATCCCCCTTGGTTCTATGGGATTGATTATTTGCCTCATCTGTGTGTATTGCTGGCTGGAACG GACAATGCCCCGAATTCCCACCCTCAAGAACCTAGAGGATCTTGTTACTGAATACCATGGGAACTTTTCG GCCTGGAGTGGTGTGTCTAAGGGATTGGCGGAGAGTCTGCAGCCAGACTACAGTGAAAGACTCTGCCTCGTCAGTGAGATTCCTTCAAAAGGAGGGACCCTTGGGGAGGGACCTGGGGGCTCCCCTGGCAACCAGCATAGCCCCTACTGGGCCCCCCCATGCTATACCCTGAAGCCTGAAACCTGA